CGGCAAGTCTGGCGTGAGCGCGCCCGAAGGCTGTGTCAACGAATCGCGAATCCATCAAAGTGACGAAGGACGGATGACGAAGGACGAAAGTTGCGCCTTCGCCCTTCATCTTTCGTCGTAAAAACAAAATCCCCCCGTCCGCTAGGGACGAAGGGATTCTCCGTGGTACCACCCTAATTCCTGTGCTAGGATCAGCGCAGGCTCTCGACGCTATAACGGGCCAGCCCGCTCAGTTTGTCTGAGTGCTCAGGAGCGAGTTCAGCCATATGGTGTTCCCGCAAACACCGCCGGATTTTCACCAATTCGTCCGACTCTCTGGCGGGATGGCTTACTACTCCCCTTCATTGCATTTTATGCGGTAGGGGCGATTCATGAATCGCCCCTACGATAATTGCCCCTACAATTTTGGTGGACCCAGAGGGATTCGAACCCTCGACCTTCTCAATGCCATTGAGACGCGCTCCCAACTGCGCTATGGGCCCGCAAACTTCAAGGTGGACCTGGAGGGAGTTGAACCCTCGACCTCCTCAGTGCGATTGAGGCGCGCTCCCAACTGCGCTACAGGCCCACAACTTTGGGCATTGTACCCGACGGATTCTGGCCTGTCAAGCAAACACGCTCAAAAAAATTTATGTATCGTTTCCATCCATCCTACCCAAAGCCTATCTTCGGCCCAAACCATTATGCTCCATAATTTGCAAAAGGACTCAACCCATGCGCAAGCTCTTCACCTTCACCTTCATTCTGACACTGTTGATCGCCGCCTGCCGGCCTGCCGCCACCGCCGGCCCGGCCCCGACCTCGGTGGTGGCCGCCACTGCCGGGGCGACGATCTCCCCTTCAACTCCACTTGCCACAACCGGCGGCCAGACAGCCACTGCCACCATCAGCGAAATCAAAGGAACTGCTGAAGAACGACTTGCCGTCAATGTAGACTGGGCAACTGCCATCATTGGGCAGGCGCTGGCCACCGGCAACCAGGTGCGCACCGGTTCAGAGTCGCTGGCAACCATTCAGTTCGCTCAAGGCACACTCGCCCGCCTCGGCCCGGAGGCAGTCTTCACTGTTTCTGAACTTGGCGGCGACTCGCAGAACCCGCTCATCAAACTGCAACTGGCCGCCGGGCAACTCTTCATCCTCATCACCGGCTCGCTGGGCAAGGGCGGCGTTGAGGTAGAAACACCCATCGGTGTGGCCGCCGTGCGTGGCTCATTGATGAGCGTTGAAGTCACCGACGATGGTCGCATCATCGTCACCTGCCTTGAGACGACGGGCAACTGCCAACTGGAAAACGAAAGCGGCTCAGTCGAGATTCAATCCGGCCAGCAGGCCGAGATCGTCAGCGCCGACGAACCACCTACGCCCGCCGAGCAGATTGACGATTCGCAACTCAACGAGTGGTTTCAGAACAACCCCGAAGCTCAGGCCATCGTGCTGGAAGACGCCGATGCCGACGGCTACACCATTCTTCAAGGCGACTGCGACGACAACGACGCCGACATCCACCCCGACCTGGACGACACGCCCAACGACGGCCTGGATCAAAATTGCGATGGCGATGATGGAGTCCAGCCCGACGAAGACGGCGACGGCTACACCGTGTTCGACGGCGACTGCGACGACGACAATCCCAAAGTCAACCCCGGGGCCGCCGACTCGGTTCAAGATGGCCTCGACGTAAATTGCGACGGCTTCGACGGCATTGATGAGGAACTCTACGACGGCGATTACGACGACGACGGTCTGGCCGACGCCGGCGACAATTGCCCGGACGTTTAC
This genomic interval from Chloroflexota bacterium contains the following:
- a CDS encoding FecR domain-containing protein encodes the protein MRKLFTFTFILTLLIAACRPAATAGPAPTSVVAATAGATISPSTPLATTGGQTATATISEIKGTAEERLAVNVDWATAIIGQALATGNQVRTGSESLATIQFAQGTLARLGPEAVFTVSELGGDSQNPLIKLQLAAGQLFILITGSLGKGGVEVETPIGVAAVRGSLMSVEVTDDGRIIVTCLETTGNCQLENESGSVEIQSGQQAEIVSADEPPTPAEQIDDSQLNEWFQNNPEAQAIVLEDADADGYTILQGDCDDNDADIHPDLDDTPNDGLDQNCDGDDGVQPDEDGDGYTVFDGDCDDDNPKVNPGAADSVQDGLDVNCDGFDGIDEELYDGDYDDDGLADAGDNCPDVYNPDQSDSDGNKVGDVCDAGEAADIIGDTDGDGLPDTFDLCPDQFGAADLAGCPDEVEVKDSDGDGLGDDVDLCPFDAGPAENSGCPATGNTTNDQDGDGVTDDVDQCPDKFGDAAHDGCPPPDSDGDGLADDVDQCPFDFGSTENGGCPGSGGNTDSDGDGIPDDSDQCPTQFGDSAHRGCPDNSGGDQDGDGISDDKDQCPDKFGDAAHDGCPPPDSDGDGVTDDADCAPFDASIYPGANDPFGDDVDQNCDGFDGGVRNPRIILAHSNLFKHQVSPKALGV